In Haliotis asinina isolate JCU_RB_2024 chromosome 15, JCU_Hal_asi_v2, whole genome shotgun sequence, one DNA window encodes the following:
- the LOC137265457 gene encoding large ribosomal subunit protein mL43-like produces MTGRSIPSGFVKNVLQNGIGRYVCQLQRLTVSFCKSHGDSRGARDFVENHVLEFTRKNPGIVVYLKPRRHRNPRLVAEYLNGRTETLNIRNMPKDDICKWVEHFRTRSGAQIVRLRKQWHTETPSIQGVWSPFTNRDTSLNVTEFPDKELSKAISAPTATDRVLEIAREIGVKKPEPLSEKE; encoded by the exons ATGACAGGGAGAAGTATTCCAAGTGGTTTTGTCAAGAATGTATTGCAGAACGGCATAGGACGATATGTTTGTCAACTGCAAAGACTGACCGTATCGTTTTGCAAGTCTCATGGTGACAGTAGGGGTGCAAG AGATTTTGTGGAAAATCATGTGTTAGAATTTACAAGAAAGAACCCAGGGATTGTTGTGTATCTGAAGCCAAGGCGCCATAGAAACCCAAGACTTGTAGCAGAATACT TGAATGGGAGGACAGAGACTCTCAACATCCGCAACATGCCGAAAGATGACATCTGTAAGTGGGTTGAACATTTCAGAACAAGGTCAGGTGCACAGATTGTCCGACTGCGAAAACAGTGGCACACAGAGACCCCTTCTATCCAGGGCGTGTGGTCCCCCTTCACAAACAGAGACACGAGCTTGAATGTGACAGAGTTTCCAGACAAAGAGCTGTCAAAGGCCATCAGTGCACCAACAGCCACGGACAGAGTTTTGGAGATAGCAAGAGAGATTGGTGTTAAGAAACCAGAGCCTTTGAGTGAAAAGGAATAG